A window of the Acidimicrobiales bacterium genome harbors these coding sequences:
- a CDS encoding NAD-glutamate dehydrogenase, with translation MSDSSAQVKGALVDAVVDLAQRRYRGDDPSESSRVMRLYYRRIPAHDLADKEPLELYASAVRHLEMAHTRQPAETLVSVYNPRTEVDGWSSPHTVIDVVCEDMPFIVDSILALLEQLDLQVHLLAHPMAHVQRDEHGDIVRIEDVSNDCPNESLVHLEVDRVSGTTGVRDLQGEVESVLADVRKAVEDWIPMRNQALTLAEELDGWAAEAATGSRRYESSIGNDPAEVAAFLRWMAEGFFTFTGYREYDFVDDAEGVRNVSRPSTGLGLLRQSEPTVRHFGELPPQIAEMARRPTICNLTKANSYSTVHRAVPLDYVGIKEIDEHGHVTGERRFIGLFTSTVYTGRVQDIPIVRARVAGVIERAKFPAGSHDRSRLLNILQTYPRDELFQTDVDSISRMSLEMLDLRDRRQVSLLLRRDDFGRFLVCMVFVPRDRHTTDVRLEIQRILMEAYRGTSCRFSTEISDAPLARLQLVIYTDPRNTHPLPDPEALQQRLSRVIRNWDDDLRAAIVEEHGEDAGLALYVRYRRVFGDSYRNSVLAEAAVFDIERLDALGPDDLDAWLSRPLEARNGEMRCKVYRSSEAITLSEFIPILHDLGAIVTDERPYELNIPAAGPAFIYDIGLRFPNPIDAEDRARFRSALLAVHNHASESDVLNRLVTTADVEWRWVSVLRAYTRYLTQLGGRFSPSYVHEIVIQYADIARGLIDLFRARLDPEHADPSVAQAVRTSLFEAIDVVPSLDADRILRALVSLVEATVRTNAWQIGDDPSRAIALKFDPSQILGMPKPVPAAEIFVYSPRSEGVHLRAGLVARGGLRWSDRMEDYRTEVLGLMKAQSVKNSVIVPVGAKGGFVCRHLPDGDRAAVQEEVVACYQMFVSALLDVTDNLDGDEVVPPPDTVRLDGDDPYLVVAADKGTATFSDIANAIAVDRGFWLHDAFASGGSAGYDHKALAITARGAWCSVEAHFRQLGHDPDTEDFTVVGIGDMSGDVFGNGMLRSPHIRLVAAFDHRHVFIDPTPDAATSFVERQRLFELPQSSWDSYDRTLISEGGGVFPRTLKSISLTPQMVSALGLPLGVSALSPNELIHAILCAPVDLLWNGGIGTYVKASSQTDLDVGDRANDAVRADANELRCRVVGEGGNLGFTQQARIEYARAGGRINTDAIDNSGGVDCSDHEVNIKILLSKAMSDGDLTRKQRDLLLESMADDVCRLVLDNNIVQNETLNAAEVQAGGMVDVHLRLLDWLSERAGLDRELEALPTDAELLHRHIDNDGLTRPELAVLLAYTKNLLTADLSSSDLPDDPWLEERLFAYFPPSLQRDFEGLIHSHPLRRELLSTLVANDIVNHGGISMTHRLIGETSASTSDVARAHLAAWRIYDLADLQAQVRGLADQVSAATQIAIDQEVKRLGERAARWLLRNESQPLAIGRVIEAYREPVEVLHSIVSVDVDASALIEAGVPGPLASQVATLGAAYGFLDLSHVASRTGSSLEQVAAIYGALDAELDLSWLRERITALPRSDHWEALARSALRDDFFREHAELTATVVSRAQRSDDGAPSDLVEAWIARNAVAVDRCRRTFEGIRHDAERDLARVSVAVQAMSQLSRTV, from the coding sequence ATGTCTGACTCGTCCGCACAGGTCAAGGGTGCCCTGGTCGATGCCGTGGTCGATCTGGCGCAGCGGCGCTACCGCGGTGATGACCCTTCGGAGAGCAGTCGGGTGATGCGCCTGTACTACCGCCGGATTCCCGCCCACGACCTTGCCGACAAGGAGCCGCTCGAGCTGTACGCCTCGGCGGTGCGCCACCTCGAGATGGCCCACACCCGCCAGCCTGCCGAGACGCTGGTGAGTGTGTACAACCCACGCACCGAGGTCGACGGCTGGTCGAGTCCACATACGGTGATCGATGTGGTGTGTGAGGACATGCCCTTCATCGTCGACTCGATCCTCGCCCTCCTCGAACAACTCGACTTGCAGGTCCACCTGCTGGCGCATCCGATGGCTCATGTCCAGCGCGACGAGCACGGCGACATCGTCCGGATCGAGGACGTGTCGAACGACTGCCCGAACGAGTCGCTGGTGCACCTCGAGGTCGACCGGGTGTCGGGAACCACGGGAGTCCGCGACCTTCAAGGCGAGGTCGAATCGGTTCTCGCCGACGTCCGCAAGGCGGTCGAGGACTGGATCCCGATGCGCAATCAGGCGCTGACGCTGGCCGAGGAACTCGACGGCTGGGCGGCCGAGGCGGCGACGGGTTCGCGCCGGTACGAATCATCGATCGGCAACGATCCGGCCGAGGTTGCTGCGTTCCTGCGGTGGATGGCCGAGGGCTTCTTCACCTTCACCGGCTACCGTGAGTACGACTTCGTCGACGACGCCGAGGGCGTTCGCAACGTTTCCCGCCCGAGCACCGGTCTCGGCCTGCTTCGACAGAGCGAGCCGACGGTGCGCCACTTCGGCGAACTCCCACCGCAGATCGCCGAGATGGCGCGTCGGCCCACCATCTGCAACCTGACCAAGGCCAACTCGTACTCGACCGTGCACCGAGCGGTGCCGCTCGACTACGTGGGGATCAAGGAGATCGACGAGCACGGTCATGTGACCGGCGAGCGTCGATTCATCGGGCTCTTCACGTCGACCGTGTACACGGGCCGCGTGCAGGACATCCCGATCGTGCGGGCGCGAGTGGCGGGTGTCATCGAGCGAGCCAAGTTCCCGGCCGGCAGCCACGATCGGAGCCGGCTGCTCAACATCTTGCAGACCTATCCTCGCGATGAGCTCTTCCAGACCGACGTCGATTCGATCAGTCGGATGTCGCTCGAGATGCTCGATCTGCGAGATCGTCGCCAGGTCAGTCTGCTACTTCGCCGTGACGACTTCGGCCGGTTCCTGGTCTGCATGGTCTTCGTTCCCCGTGACCGCCACACCACCGATGTACGGCTCGAGATCCAGCGCATCCTCATGGAGGCCTACCGGGGCACATCGTGTCGTTTCTCGACCGAGATCAGCGATGCGCCACTCGCCCGTCTGCAACTGGTGATCTACACCGACCCGAGGAACACCCACCCGCTCCCCGACCCCGAAGCGTTGCAGCAGCGCCTGAGCCGGGTGATCCGCAACTGGGACGACGACCTGCGAGCGGCGATTGTCGAGGAACACGGCGAAGACGCCGGGCTCGCGCTGTACGTCCGCTACCGGCGGGTGTTCGGCGACAGCTACCGCAACTCGGTGCTCGCCGAAGCAGCGGTGTTCGACATCGAGCGGCTCGACGCCCTCGGGCCCGACGATCTCGACGCCTGGTTGTCGCGTCCTCTCGAAGCCCGCAACGGCGAGATGCGCTGCAAGGTGTACCGCAGTTCCGAAGCGATCACGTTGTCGGAGTTCATCCCGATCCTCCACGATCTGGGCGCCATCGTGACCGACGAGCGCCCGTACGAGCTCAACATCCCAGCGGCGGGTCCCGCCTTCATCTACGACATCGGTCTGCGGTTCCCGAACCCCATCGACGCCGAGGACCGCGCTCGCTTCCGCAGCGCGCTCTTGGCGGTCCACAACCACGCGTCCGAGAGCGACGTGCTGAACCGCTTGGTCACCACCGCCGACGTCGAGTGGCGCTGGGTTTCGGTGCTCCGGGCCTACACGAGGTATCTCACCCAGCTCGGTGGCAGGTTCAGCCCGAGCTATGTGCACGAGATCGTGATCCAGTACGCCGACATCGCCCGAGGGCTCATCGATCTCTTCCGGGCCCGGCTCGACCCCGAGCATGCCGATCCATCCGTGGCCCAGGCGGTCCGGACATCGCTCTTCGAAGCGATCGACGTGGTCCCCAGCCTCGATGCCGACCGGATCCTAAGGGCCCTGGTGTCCCTGGTAGAGGCGACCGTGCGTACCAATGCGTGGCAGATCGGCGACGACCCGAGCCGAGCGATCGCTCTCAAGTTCGACCCTTCGCAGATCCTCGGCATGCCCAAACCCGTGCCGGCAGCCGAGATCTTCGTCTACAGCCCTCGCAGCGAAGGTGTGCACCTGCGGGCCGGTCTCGTCGCTCGCGGTGGTCTCCGCTGGTCGGATCGGATGGAGGACTATCGCACCGAAGTCTTGGGACTCATGAAGGCGCAGTCGGTGAAGAACTCCGTCATCGTGCCGGTCGGCGCGAAGGGCGGGTTCGTCTGTCGACATCTTCCCGACGGCGATCGCGCTGCGGTTCAGGAGGAGGTCGTTGCCTGCTACCAAATGTTCGTCTCGGCGCTCCTCGACGTCACCGACAACCTCGACGGCGACGAGGTGGTCCCGCCACCCGACACCGTCCGTCTCGACGGCGACGATCCGTACCTCGTGGTCGCCGCCGACAAGGGCACGGCCACGTTCTCCGACATAGCCAACGCCATTGCGGTCGACCGAGGCTTCTGGCTGCACGACGCATTCGCCTCGGGCGGCTCCGCGGGCTACGACCACAAGGCGTTGGCGATCACCGCCCGTGGCGCGTGGTGCTCAGTGGAAGCTCACTTCCGCCAGCTCGGCCATGACCCCGACACCGAGGACTTCACGGTCGTCGGCATCGGTGACATGTCGGGCGACGTGTTCGGCAACGGGATGCTTCGCAGCCCCCATATCCGGCTGGTGGCCGCGTTCGATCATCGCCACGTCTTCATCGATCCGACTCCCGATGCCGCGACCTCGTTCGTCGAGCGCCAGCGCCTGTTCGAGCTCCCGCAGTCCAGCTGGGACAGCTACGACCGCACCCTCATCTCCGAGGGCGGAGGGGTCTTCCCCCGCACGCTCAAGTCGATCTCCCTCACGCCGCAGATGGTCAGTGCGCTCGGTTTGCCGCTCGGCGTCTCGGCACTCAGCCCCAACGAGCTCATCCACGCCATCTTGTGTGCGCCGGTCGACTTGCTGTGGAACGGGGGTATCGGCACCTACGTGAAGGCATCGAGCCAGACCGACCTCGACGTCGGCGACCGTGCCAACGACGCGGTGCGAGCCGACGCCAACGAGTTGCGATGCCGCGTGGTGGGGGAAGGCGGGAACCTCGGATTCACCCAGCAGGCCCGCATCGAGTACGCCCGAGCCGGTGGACGGATCAACACCGACGCCATCGACAACTCGGGTGGCGTCGACTGCTCGGACCACGAGGTCAACATCAAGATCTTGCTGTCGAAGGCGATGAGCGATGGCGACCTCACACGCAAGCAGCGTGACCTCCTCCTCGAGTCGATGGCCGACGACGTGTGCCGGCTCGTGCTCGACAACAACATCGTCCAGAACGAGACCCTCAATGCGGCCGAAGTCCAGGCCGGCGGCATGGTCGATGTGCACCTGCGCCTGCTCGATTGGCTGAGCGAGCGGGCGGGTCTCGACCGAGAGCTCGAGGCGCTGCCGACCGACGCCGAACTCCTGCACCGGCACATCGACAACGACGGTCTCACCCGGCCCGAACTCGCCGTGCTGCTCGCCTATACGAAGAACCTTCTGACCGCCGACCTGTCGAGCTCCGATCTCCCCGACGATCCGTGGCTCGAGGAGCGGCTGTTCGCCTACTTCCCGCCGTCGCTGCAGCGCGACTTCGAGGGGCTGATCCACTCGCACCCGCTACGCCGTGAGCTGCTCAGCACGCTGGTGGCCAACGACATCGTGAACCACGGCGGCATCTCGATGACCCACCGGCTGATCGGCGAGACCTCGGCATCGACCTCGGACGTGGCCCGGGCGCACCTGGCCGCGTGGAGGATCTACGACCTGGCCGACCTCCAGGCTCAGGTGCGCGGCCTCGCCGACCAGGTGTCGGCAGCGACCCAGATTGCGATCGATCAGGAAGTCAAGCGGCTCGGCGAGCGGGCGGCTCGTTGGCTGCTTCGCAACGAGTCGCAGCCGCTGGCCATCGGCCGAGTCATCGAGGCCTACCGGGAACCCGTCGAGGTGTTGCACTCGATCGTCTCGGTCGACGTCGATGCATCGGCGCTGATCGAGGCCGGGGTTCCGGGCCCGTTGGCCTCGCAGGTTGCCACGCTCGGTGCGGCCTACGGATTCCTCGACTTGTCACACGTGGCGTCTCGCACGGGTTCGTCACTCGAGCAGGTGGCGGCCATCTACGGGGCACTTGACGCCGAACTCGATTTGTCGTGGCTGCGTGAGCGGATCACGGCGCTGCCTCGAAGTGACCACTGGGAGGCGTTGGCCCGGAGCGCGCTGCGCGACGACTTCTTCCGGGAGCACGCCGAACTCACGGCCACGGTGGTGTCACGGGCGCAGCGGTCCGACGACGGTGCGCCGTCCGACCTCGTCGAGGCGTGGATCGCCCGGAATGCGGTGGCGGTGGACCGTTGCCGTCGCACGTTCGAGGGCATTCGCCACGACGCCGAGCGGGATCTCGCCCGAGTCTCGGTCGCCGTCCAAGCGATGAGTCAGCTCAGCCGAACGGTCTGA
- a CDS encoding PhoU domain-containing protein, with protein sequence MLSFFKKSPGGGLDHIVHRSVTMLGDARHSFDLATLALLTGADVDAVSDDIRETDARINRAEQELRSELVVHVTVKGATDIGTVLGLILLLKKIERIGDQAKNILDLAEGGVLLSNQPDTEAMLAQRSTVSALFAEAAEMLASAEEVPTDDYVARANTIVADTQAKIDEFMRSDRPGHEVVPRAIYYRYLKRIVANLIGIVRTSVDPIQYADYLDQGTVDTDD encoded by the coding sequence ATGCTCTCCTTCTTCAAGAAGTCGCCCGGCGGCGGACTCGACCACATCGTGCACCGCTCGGTCACGATGCTCGGCGACGCACGGCATTCGTTCGACCTGGCAACGCTGGCCCTGCTCACCGGCGCCGATGTCGACGCCGTCTCAGACGACATCCGCGAGACTGACGCCCGCATCAACCGAGCCGAGCAGGAGCTGCGCTCCGAGCTCGTCGTGCACGTCACCGTGAAAGGCGCCACCGACATCGGCACGGTGCTCGGCCTGATCCTCCTGCTCAAGAAGATCGAGCGCATCGGCGACCAGGCGAAGAACATTCTCGACCTGGCCGAGGGCGGCGTCCTCTTGTCGAACCAGCCCGACACCGAGGCAATGCTCGCTCAACGCTCGACCGTGTCGGCGCTCTTCGCCGAGGCCGCCGAGATGCTCGCCAGTGCCGAAGAAGTGCCGACCGATGACTACGTCGCCCGCGCCAACACCATCGTCGCCGACACCCAGGCCAAGATCGACGAGTTCATGCGCTCGGATCGGCCCGGCCACGAGGTCGTCCCCCGCGCCATCTACTACCGATACCTCAAGCGAATCGTGGCCAACCTGATCGGCATCGTTCGGACCTCGGTCGATCCGATCCAGTACGCCGACTACCTCGACCAGGGCACCGTCGACACCGACGACTGA
- a CDS encoding Na/Pi symporter, with protein MSATTAPSESASHELPTPVRSVLVVGFIYLFLVGVSSLETGIKIMGADTQERLFSAVTNPVAGLCVGVLGTVLVQSSSASTSVIVGLVASGAISVDQAVPMVMGANIGTTVTNTLVSLGHVRQSAEFKRAFAAATVHDFFNVLAVATLLPLELLTGIVSTTAQRISETLVGSSGSEWKSPVKAWVKWPVQAIEGVWENVASGNLLGTLMVISGLLIVLASLTLITKNMRTLVADRVERSMNAVLSKGGGVIALVLGLSITIAVQSSSITTSILIPLTAAGVLSLRNAYPVTLGANVGTTITALLAALAASSPDSLTVALAHTTFNVLGILFLYVLPFARDVPIRLAEGLATIAVQRRSLAFGYVLVSFIVLPLIGVVLLR; from the coding sequence GTGAGTGCCACCACCGCCCCCTCGGAATCTGCCAGTCATGAGCTCCCGACACCGGTTCGCTCGGTGCTCGTCGTCGGGTTCATCTACCTCTTCCTCGTCGGCGTCTCGAGCCTCGAGACCGGCATCAAGATCATGGGGGCCGACACCCAGGAACGGCTCTTCTCGGCGGTCACGAATCCGGTGGCCGGTCTCTGCGTCGGCGTTCTCGGGACGGTGCTGGTGCAGTCGTCGTCGGCCAGCACCTCGGTGATCGTCGGGCTCGTGGCGTCGGGGGCCATTTCGGTCGACCAGGCCGTCCCGATGGTCATGGGCGCCAACATCGGCACCACCGTCACCAATACGCTCGTGTCGCTCGGTCACGTACGCCAGTCGGCCGAGTTCAAACGGGCGTTTGCCGCGGCCACGGTGCACGACTTCTTCAACGTCCTCGCCGTAGCGACGCTGCTCCCACTCGAGTTGCTCACCGGCATCGTGTCGACGACCGCGCAGCGAATCTCCGAGACCTTGGTCGGCTCATCGGGATCGGAGTGGAAGTCACCGGTCAAGGCTTGGGTCAAGTGGCCGGTCCAGGCGATCGAAGGGGTATGGGAGAACGTGGCCTCGGGCAATCTGCTCGGCACGCTCATGGTCATCTCAGGCTTGCTGATCGTGCTGGCCTCCTTGACCCTCATCACCAAGAACATGCGTACCCTGGTTGCCGATCGGGTCGAGCGATCCATGAACGCCGTGCTGTCGAAGGGCGGCGGAGTGATCGCATTGGTGCTCGGCCTGTCCATCACCATCGCCGTGCAGTCCTCGAGCATCACCACCTCGATTCTCATCCCACTCACCGCCGCCGGCGTACTTTCGCTGCGCAACGCCTATCCGGTGACCCTCGGCGCAAACGTGGGCACCACGATCACCGCCCTCCTCGCTGCCCTCGCGGCCTCGAGTCCGGACTCACTCACCGTTGCGTTGGCGCACACCACCTTCAACGTGCTCGGCATCTTGTTCCTCTACGTCCTCCCCTTCGCCCGGGACGTACCGATCAGGCTCGCCGAAGGGCTGGCAACCATCGCCGTCCAGCGCCGCTCGCTCGCCTTCGGCTATGTCTTGGTGTCCTTCATCGTCCTCCCGCTGATCGGCGTGGTACTCCTCCGCTGA
- a CDS encoding AIM24 family protein translates to MGGGTGGIRSELLDDRYAEVGSGSGQRVIRQNTKMLKVTLGEPVLARQGSMVAFQGDIDFDYEGSGSVGKFMKKALTGEGVPLMRCSGTGELFLAHEADQVHILHLEGAGLTINGKNVLAFEPTLQWDVVRVPGAGMVAGGMFNTQIAGHGWVAITTQGEPVVLKTDQPTFADPDAAVAWSSSLSTSLNRTVKAKALIGRGSGEAFQLAFTGSGIVIVQPAEGRIAPTATA, encoded by the coding sequence ATGGGAGGAGGAACCGGAGGCATCCGCTCGGAGCTTCTCGATGATCGCTACGCCGAGGTCGGGTCGGGATCGGGCCAGCGAGTCATCCGACAGAACACCAAGATGCTGAAGGTGACCCTGGGGGAGCCGGTCCTCGCCCGCCAGGGATCGATGGTGGCGTTTCAAGGCGACATCGACTTCGACTACGAGGGGTCGGGCAGCGTCGGCAAGTTCATGAAGAAGGCGCTCACCGGCGAGGGTGTGCCGCTCATGCGCTGCAGCGGTACTGGCGAACTGTTCCTCGCTCACGAGGCCGATCAGGTCCACATCCTGCATCTCGAGGGCGCCGGACTCACGATCAACGGGAAGAACGTCCTTGCCTTCGAGCCGACGCTGCAATGGGACGTCGTTCGTGTGCCGGGGGCCGGCATGGTCGCCGGTGGCATGTTCAACACGCAGATTGCGGGTCACGGGTGGGTCGCGATCACCACTCAGGGTGAGCCGGTCGTGCTCAAGACGGATCAGCCGACGTTCGCCGATCCCGATGCGGCGGTCGCCTGGAGCTCGTCGTTGTCGACGTCGCTCAACCGGACCGTGAAGGCGAAGGCACTGATCGGCCGCGGCTCGGGCGAGGCGTTCCAGTTGGCGTTCACCGGAAGCGGCATCGTCATCGTGCAGCCGGCCGAGGGGCGGATCGCTCCCACTGCCACGGCCTGA
- a CDS encoding SulP family inorganic anion transporter has protein sequence MSRSDVLADLLAGLVITAFLVPVGMGYSQASGLPPVYGLYATVVPLLVYAVLGPSRILVLGPDSSLAPLIAATIVPLAAGDPDRAVALAGALSIGAGLVALAAGIGKFGFVTELLSMPVRIGYLNGIAVVVIIGQLPKLLGISVESDMPVGEFVDLVAALGDIERTTASVGVASLLGLVAVRVVAPKLPRSLVVVIGSIVAVEALDLGGDLALVGSLPSGFPVPAIPRIGWGDFSELAAGSLTIAVVSFADTSVLSRAYAKRLDADVDPNAEFIGLGAANVVAGFFQGFPVSASSSRTPVAESAGAKTQLTGVFAALMIVLLLVGAPGLLASLPIATLAAIVILAVIDLVDVRTVFSLARWRRNEFLLSMIAFVGVVVAGVVWGIGVAVGVSLLAFVSQAWRPHVTTLVRIDGVSGYHDIDRHPEGRQVDGLLLFRFGAPLFFANADGFRAEILERVAETPDVQWVVVTAEPITSIDATAQAVIHELHDDLAEQGIELGFAELKGVVRDQIAPGGTIALIGHDRLFPTVGEAVSAFVAATGSDFTDWKTRERPEGSSRRGE, from the coding sequence ATGTCGCGCTCGGATGTCCTGGCCGACCTCCTCGCCGGCCTCGTCATCACGGCCTTTCTCGTGCCGGTCGGCATGGGCTACAGCCAGGCGTCGGGACTGCCGCCGGTGTACGGCCTCTACGCCACGGTCGTCCCGCTGCTCGTCTACGCGGTCCTCGGCCCCTCGCGAATCCTGGTGCTCGGCCCCGATTCGTCCCTCGCGCCGCTGATCGCCGCAACGATCGTTCCGCTGGCCGCGGGCGATCCGGATCGGGCGGTGGCGCTGGCCGGGGCGTTGTCCATCGGCGCCGGCCTCGTCGCGCTGGCGGCGGGCATCGGCAAGTTCGGTTTCGTCACCGAGCTGCTGTCGATGCCCGTTCGGATCGGGTACCTGAACGGGATCGCCGTGGTCGTGATCATCGGCCAGCTCCCCAAGTTGCTCGGCATCTCGGTCGAGAGCGACATGCCGGTGGGGGAGTTCGTCGACCTCGTCGCAGCGTTGGGCGACATCGAACGGACCACGGCGTCGGTCGGCGTTGCCTCGCTGCTCGGTCTGGTCGCTGTCCGGGTCGTCGCGCCGAAGCTGCCACGGTCCCTGGTGGTCGTGATCGGCAGCATCGTCGCGGTCGAAGCACTGGACCTCGGCGGCGATCTTGCGCTGGTCGGGTCGCTGCCGTCGGGCTTCCCCGTCCCGGCGATTCCGCGCATCGGATGGGGTGACTTCTCCGAGCTGGCGGCGGGTTCACTGACCATCGCCGTCGTGTCGTTCGCCGACACGAGCGTGCTGTCACGTGCCTACGCCAAACGACTCGACGCCGACGTCGACCCCAACGCCGAGTTCATCGGACTGGGCGCAGCGAACGTGGTCGCCGGCTTCTTCCAGGGGTTCCCGGTGTCAGCCAGCTCGTCGCGCACGCCGGTCGCCGAGTCGGCGGGGGCGAAGACCCAACTGACGGGCGTCTTTGCCGCACTCATGATCGTGCTGCTCTTGGTCGGTGCGCCGGGGCTGCTCGCCTCGCTCCCGATTGCGACCCTCGCGGCCATCGTGATCCTGGCCGTCATCGACTTGGTCGATGTCCGCACGGTGTTCTCGCTTGCTCGTTGGCGACGCAACGAGTTCTTGCTGTCGATGATCGCGTTCGTCGGCGTCGTGGTTGCCGGTGTGGTGTGGGGCATCGGCGTCGCCGTCGGCGTGTCGCTCTTGGCGTTCGTCTCCCAGGCTTGGCGACCCCATGTCACCACGCTGGTCCGTATCGACGGCGTGAGCGGCTATCACGACATCGACCGACATCCCGAAGGTCGACAGGTCGATGGCCTGCTGTTGTTCCGTTTCGGAGCGCCGCTGTTCTTCGCCAACGCCGACGGTTTCCGAGCCGAGATCCTCGAGCGAGTGGCGGAGACGCCCGACGTGCAGTGGGTCGTGGTCACGGCGGAACCGATCACCAGCATCGACGCCACCGCTCAAGCCGTGATCCACGAACTCCACGACGACCTCGCCGAGCAAGGCATCGAGCTGGGATTCGCCGAGCTGAAGGGCGTTGTGCGGGATCAGATCGCGCCCGGTGGAACCATTGCGTTGATCGGCCACGACCGTCTCTTCCCTACGGTCGGTGAGGCGGTCAGCGCCTTCGTCGCAGCTACGGGCAGTGACTTCACCGACTGGAAGACTCGTGAGCGACCGGAAGGGAGTAGCCGTCGTGGTGAGTAG
- a CDS encoding cytochrome P450, whose product MTTDHDIDLLAAECVDRPHEYLGRVRDRAPIAWSDRHRAWVITGHPELEAAFTDPRLSTERMDGFRSRLSGARAEALDGAIRLLEGWMLFHEPPDHTRLRSPLSRSFTPRAVAPLTSAIEGYVTRLLDRLAVDLADGAIVDLVEAFTHPLPAAVIAELFGVPEDEGRWLADWSQKFGVVVFGATGRADYDELARAAGSELEQNLGALIERYRRAPENNLLSLLLESESDPSGLTSAEMLGACSLLLFAGHDTTTSHLGSATAALLDDGHAARDLRHGDVDIAPAVEELLRFESPAKAMMRTVAETHDRDGCRFEQGQTVFFTILAANRDPRVFERAERLDLRRDPNPHLAFGRGHHFCLGASLARLESSIAIPALLRRFPTLRLAGPVEWKATISDRSARSIPVAIDG is encoded by the coding sequence ATGACCACGGACCACGACATCGATCTGTTGGCAGCCGAGTGCGTCGATCGTCCCCACGAGTACCTGGGGCGTGTTCGAGACCGTGCGCCCATTGCTTGGAGCGACCGACACCGCGCGTGGGTGATCACCGGTCACCCCGAACTCGAGGCCGCCTTCACCGATCCGCGACTGTCGACCGAACGGATGGACGGCTTTCGCTCCCGGCTGAGCGGCGCTCGGGCCGAGGCGCTCGACGGCGCGATCCGTCTCCTCGAAGGGTGGATGCTGTTCCACGAGCCGCCGGATCACACACGACTCCGTTCGCCGCTGTCCCGATCGTTCACCCCGAGGGCCGTTGCGCCGCTCACATCGGCGATCGAGGGGTACGTCACACGATTGTTGGATCGCTTGGCGGTCGACCTCGCCGACGGCGCGATCGTCGACCTGGTCGAGGCATTCACCCATCCACTGCCGGCGGCCGTGATCGCCGAGCTCTTCGGTGTCCCCGAGGACGAAGGGCGCTGGCTTGCCGATTGGTCACAGAAGTTCGGCGTGGTCGTCTTCGGTGCGACCGGCCGGGCCGACTACGACGAACTCGCTCGTGCCGCCGGCTCGGAGCTGGAGCAGAACCTAGGGGCGCTCATCGAGCGCTATCGCCGGGCGCCCGAGAACAATCTGCTGTCTCTCCTCCTCGAATCCGAGTCGGATCCGAGCGGCCTGACGTCGGCAGAGATGCTGGGCGCCTGTTCGCTTCTGCTCTTCGCCGGTCACGACACGACGACGTCGCACCTCGGTTCCGCCACCGCGGCACTGCTCGACGATGGACACGCGGCTCGCGACCTCCGGCACGGTGATGTCGACATCGCGCCGGCCGTCGAGGAACTCCTACGGTTCGAGAGTCCGGCGAAGGCGATGATGCGCACGGTCGCCGAGACCCACGACCGCGACGGCTGTCGCTTCGAGCAGGGGCAGACCGTGTTCTTCACGATCCTCGCCGCCAACCGAGATCCGCGTGTGTTCGAACGTGCCGAGCGTCTCGATCTGCGCCGAGATCCCAATCCCCATCTGGCGTTCGGGAGGGGTCACCACTTCTGCCTCGGGGCGTCCCTCGCTCGGCTCGAGTCGAGCATCGCCATTCCGGCGCTCCTGCGACGGTTCCCGACGCTACGCCTTGCTGGTCCCGTCGAGTGGAAGGCGACGATCAGCGATCGTTCCGCCCGGTCGATCCCCGTGGCGATCGACGGCTGA
- a CDS encoding SDR family NAD(P)-dependent oxidoreductase: MELENAVAVVTGGASGLGEATARELAAAGASVAILDMNRERGPEVAKEIDGLFVACDVGSGDSAVVAIERVVTELGVPRALVCCAGIGAGKRMVGRRQPHDLELFERVVRVNLTGTFNLCRLFAWELRDAEPLGDDGERGVIVTTSSIAAFDGVDGGVAYSASKGGVAGMTLPMARDLAPEGVRVMSIAPGSFETPMVAGMPPEFGEAMADSTPFPPRFGNPAEYGRLARHIIENPMLNGEIIRIDGGLRMSPSRLR; this comes from the coding sequence ATGGAGCTCGAGAACGCAGTTGCTGTCGTCACCGGAGGCGCATCGGGATTGGGTGAGGCGACAGCCCGGGAGCTGGCGGCGGCAGGCGCATCGGTGGCGATCCTCGACATGAACCGAGAGCGTGGTCCCGAGGTGGCGAAGGAGATCGATGGACTCTTCGTTGCGTGCGACGTCGGATCGGGCGACTCGGCGGTGGTCGCAATCGAACGAGTCGTCACCGAACTCGGTGTCCCGCGAGCGCTCGTCTGCTGCGCCGGCATCGGGGCAGGGAAGCGGATGGTCGGGCGTCGCCAGCCTCATGATCTCGAGCTGTTCGAGCGGGTCGTGCGCGTGAACCTGACCGGCACGTTCAACCTGTGCCGGCTCTTCGCCTGGGAGTTGCGAGACGCCGAGCCCCTGGGCGACGACGGCGAGCGGGGGGTGATCGTCACCACCTCCTCGATCGCAGCGTTCGACGGCGTCGACGGCGGTGTCGCTTACTCGGCGTCGAAGGGCGGCGTTGCGGGGATGACACTTCCGATGGCTCGTGACCTCGCACCCGAGGGCGTCCGGGTGATGTCGATCGCTCCCGGATCGTTCGAGACCCCGATGGTCGCCGGGATGCCCCCCGAGTTCGGTGAGGCAATGGCCGACTCGACCCCGTTCCCACCCCGGTTCGGCAATCCCGCCGAATACGGACGGCTCGCCCGCCACATCATCGAGAACCCGATGCTCAACGGTGAGATCATCCGCATCGACGGAGGCCTGCGCATGAGTCCATCTCGCCTCCGGTGA